One genomic region from Mytilus trossulus isolate FHL-02 chromosome 9, PNRI_Mtr1.1.1.hap1, whole genome shotgun sequence encodes:
- the LOC134684401 gene encoding uncharacterized protein K02A2.6-like: MAEARPILSDVGLIPFFDVGNDINSLGQRWTRWLRSFNLYATGKGVVEAQQKKALLLHSAGMEVQDVYYTLVERDPGEHETVYEVTVEILNNHFTPQVNNSFQRNQFRAMEQKPQETIEQYITRLRQKVIYCNFGNVDEAICDQVIDKCSSKRLRRKLLERHNVTLHQLRETAQAMEAAEKQATSIEQPIESVNKVSTYANDTCSEPDYDNEDDDYAFTVHGNQGKVSKFTVNVGGIDVPVVIDSGATVNIIDRTLWEHLKKNKIKCESKTSSKNLYAYGSNKPLTIAGSFNSNVCVNDRCVSADFFVIEEDGQALLGHKTSIELGVLKIETNVNTVTDNVVKTNYTSKFPKVFSGVGKLVDFQLKIPIDKSIQPVIQPLRRIPYHLRGKLEEKLNELVEQDIIEAVNGPSQWTSPIVVVPKKNGDIRICVDMRRANLAVMRERYPIPTVDEVIQDLNQSKVFSKLDIKLAYHQIELTLEFRQITCFMTHKGIFRYKRLMFGINCAPEMYNKVMSQVFQGLEGVRNIFDDVVVYGSTSNEHNETLDAVLQRLEERGLTLNIDKCKFNMANIEFMGHMLSEHGIGVSQSKVEAIVNARRPESVSEIRSFLGLVNFVGRFIPNLATVAEPLHRLLHKETKFQWGPEQNDSYEKLKKGLVVASNLSYFSLKAKTQVIADASPVGLGAVLVQKQNDEYKVICYASRSLTTIERKYSQTEKEALGLVWACERFHMYLLGHDFELLTDHRPLEFIFSPKSKPCARVERWMLRMQPFKYVVKYIPGSKNIADSLSRLLVVPKNESKQGEINQAEEYIRFVASESTPNAVKIEDVDKMSLNDKELQNIRNCLLNGRWQDLLNKQYLTVKQELSSIGHIVLRGTRLIIPTELRNQILKLGHEGHPGIVLMKQRLRSKVWWPNMDKSIEEYCKSCYGCQLVANPEKPEPMIRTSLPSKPWEQISADFLGPLPSGEYLFTVVDYYSRWLEVTIMSKSTSADRVIDALDKMFTIHGLPISIATDNGPQFISDTFKTYLDQNGIVHRRITPLWPAANGEIERQNRSLLKRMRIANAEKKNLSTEIQTYLKMYRSTPHCTTGVSPAELLFNRTLRTKLPDIQIRSHDDTEVRDRDSQRKEKGKLYADTRRNATTNDLKAGDSVLVKQNRGNKLSTTFNPKPFTLLEKHGNSVVVQNDDGDTYKRNVTHIKRFIERKSSENQNVNSENVNSENQNVNS; encoded by the exons ATGGCAGAAGCACGTCCAATATTGTCTGATGTTGGTTTAATTCCATTTTTTGACGTTGGCAATGACATTAATTCGTTGGGACAAAGATGGACACGCTGGCTTCGATCTTTTAATTTGTATGCAACAGGTAAAGGAGTTGTAGAGGCACAACAGAAAAAAGCATTATTGTTACACAGTGCGGGAATGGAAGTACAAGATGTGTATTATACCCTGGTGGAACGAGACCCGGGTGAACATGAAACAGTGTACGAAGTTACTGTAGAAATTTTGAACAATCACTTTACACCGCAAGTAAATAACTCTTTTCAAAGGAACCAATTCCGGGCAATGGAACAAAAACCCCAAGAAACAATTGAACAATATATAACCAGGTTACGACAAAAGGtaatttattgcaattttgGTAATGTAGACGAAGCTATTTGCGACCAAGTAATAGACAAATGTAGTTCAAAGagattgagaagaaaattattAGAAAGGCACAATGTTACCTTACATCAATTGCGTGAAACGGCACAGGCAATGGAAGCTGCAGAGAAACAGGCAACTTCGATAGAACAACCAATTGAATCTGTCAACAAAGTTTCAACTTATGCAA ATGATACATGCAGTGAACCAGATTACGATAACGAAGATGATGATTATGCATTTACAGTACATGGGAATCAAGGCAAAGTCAGCAAATTTACAGTTAATGTTGGAGGTATAGATGTTCCTGTGGTGATTGATTCTGGTGCAACTGTAAACATTATAGATAGGACACTTTGGGAACACTTAAAGAAGAATAAGATTAAGTGTGAGTCTAAGACATCGTCTAAGAATTTGTACGCTTATGGTAGTAATAAGCCACTTACTATAGCAGGCAGTTTTAATTCAAATGTTTGTGTGAACGACCGCTGTGTTTCAGCTGATTTTTTCGTGATTGAGGAAGACGGCCAGGCATTACTTGGACATAAGACGTCAATAGAACTTGGTGTATTGAAAATAGAGACAAATGTTAACACAGTGACTGATAATGTGGTGAAAACTAACTATACAAGTAAATTTCCAAAGGTATTTTCAGGTGTGGGAAAATTAGTAGACTTTCAATTGAAAATTCCTATTGACAAAAGCATTCAACCTGTAATTCAGCCATTACGTCGTATACCGTATCATTTGCGAGGAAAGTTAGAAGAAAAACTGAATGAACTTGTAGAACAGGACATTATTGAAGCTGTTAATGGGCCAAGTCAGTGGACATCGCCAATTGTGGTTGTACCAAAGAAAAATGGTGATATACGCATATGTGTTGACATGAGGCGCGCAAATTTAGCAGTCATGCGTGAAAGATATCCAATTCCAACTGTAGATGAGGTAATTCAAGATTTGAATCAAAGTAAAGTCTTCTCAAAGTTAGATATTAAACTTGCGTACCATCAAATTGAACTGACACTAGAGTTCAGACAGATAACTTGCTTCATGACACATAAAGGAATATTCCGATATAAAAGGCTCATGTTTGGAATAAACTGCGCCCCAGAGATGTATAACAAAGTAATGAGTCAGGTATTTCAAGGACTTGAAGGAGTAAGAAACATTTTTGATGATGTTGTTGTGTATGGCTCTACTTCTAATGAGCATAATGAGACACTCGATGCTGTTCTTCAAAGATTAGAGGAAAGAGGACTGACACTTAATATTGACAAGTGTAAATTCAACATGGCAAACATTGAGTTTATGGGTCACATGTTATCAGAACATGGGATTGGTGTGTCTCAGTCTAAAGTTGAAGCAATTGTAAATGCTAGAAGGCCAGAATCAGTTTCTGAGATCAGGAGTTTTCTAGGGTTAGTTAATTTTGTTGGTCGTTTCATACCAAATCTAGCAACTGTAGCAGAACCACTACACCGCTTGCTCCACAAAGAGACAAAATTTCAATGGGGACCAGAACAAAATGATTCTTacgaaaaattgaaaaaaggtcTGGTGGTTGCGTCTAATTTAAGCTATTTCAGCTTAAAAGCGAAAACTCAAGTAATTGCAGATGCCAGCCCTGTCGGCTTAGGTGCTGTTCTAGTACAGAAACAGAATGACGAGTACAAAGTCATATGCTATGCAAGCAGAAGTCTCACAACTATCGAAAGGAAGTATTCACAAACTGAAAAAGAGGCGTTGGGGTTAGTATGGGCCTGTGAAAGGTTCCACATGTATTTACTGGGTCATGATTTTGAGTTGCTAACAGACCATCGTCCATTGGAATTTATATTCTCGCCTAAGTCTAAACCATGTGCTCGAGTTGAAAGGTGGATGCTTAGAATGCAACCTTTTAAATATGTTGTGAAATATATTCCAGGATCAAAGAATATTGCAGATTCTCTATCCCGGTTATTAGTGGTACCgaaaaatgaatcaaaacaAGGAGAAATAAATCAAGCTGAGGAGTATATACGTTTTGTTGCATCTGAATCTACACCAAACGCTGTAAAGATTGAAGATGTGGATAAAATGTCACTTAATGACAAagaattacaaaatattagaaattgttTGTTAAATGGAAGATGGCAAGATTTGCTAAACAAACAGTATTTAACAGTGAAACAGGAACTTAGTTCTATAGGTCATATTGTTCTTCGTGGAACAAGACTAATTATACCGACTGAATTGAGGAATCAGATACTGAAGTTAGGACATGAGGGACATCCTGgaattgttttaatgaaacaaagatTAAGATCAAAAGTTTGGTGGCCAAACATGGACAAGAGTATTGAAGAGTATTGTAAGTCTTGTTATGGGTGCCAGCTTGTCGCAAACCCAGAGAAACCAGAACCGATGATACGAACGTCACTTCCGTCTAAACCGTGGGAACAGATATCAGCAGATTTTTTAGGACCGTTACCGTCTGGAGAATATCTATTTACCGTTGTTGACTACTATTCAAGATGGTTGGAAGTGACAATTATGAGTAAAAGTACAAGCGCAGACCGTGTAATTGATGCTCTGGACAAAATGTTTACTATACATGGTTTACCTATTTCAATCGCAACTGACAATGGACCTCAATTTATTAGTGACACTTTTAAAACATACTTGGATCAAAATGGTATAGTGCATAGAAGAATTACACCCTTATGGCCAGCTGCCAACGGGGAAATAGAGCGTCAGAACCGTTCATTGCTAAAGCGCATGCGTATTGCAAATGCTGAGAAAAAGAACTTGAGTACTGAAATACAAACGTATTTGAAGATGTACAGGTCAACACCTCATTGTACTACAGGTGTAAGCCCAGCTGAATTGTTATTTAATAGAACGCTTCGCACAAAACTACCTGATATTCAGATCCGTTCACATGACGACACTGAAGTGCGTGACCGAGATAGTCAAAGGAAGGAGAAAGGAAAACTATATGCGGACACAAGAAGGAATGCGACAACAAATGATTTGAAAGCAGGAGATTCTGTTTTAGTGAAACAAAATAGAGGAAATAAATTGTCTACAACCTTCAATCCGAAACCATTCACACTGCTGGAAAAGCATGGAAATAGTGTCGTTGTTCAAAATGATGATGGTGATACATATAAGAGAAATGTCACACATATCAAAAGATTCATTGAAAGGAAATCtagtgaaaatcaaaatgtcaatagTGAAAATGTCAatagtgaaaatcaaaatgtcaata gttaa